One Micromonas commoda chromosome 5, complete sequence genomic window, cggcggcgtggcggagctcgagttGGACGAGGTTAGCCTGACCGGAGCCGTGCCGGCAGAGGTTTGGCGCCTGAGTGCGATGAGGAAGTTGAGCCTCCCCAAAAATCAGCTGACGtgcgtgccggcggagatcgggcagctcacgtcgctggagggGTTGTGGCTTCACgccaatcagctgacgagcgtgccggcggagatcgggcagctcacgtcgctgacgtaCTTGCACCTCTCCAGCAATCAGCTAACGAGCGTGCCAGCTGCGATACGCGAGCTCAGAGCGGTGGGCTGCTATGTGAATCTGGATGACGGCgtgacggtggacgagtgATCGCAGCACTTCTCAGCGTAGGCGTGTCGCGCGATAGTAGATTGTACGTAACACGATGTGAACAATGCCTCATCGGTCGtctctcctcgctcgcggcgacggcacctgAGGGTAACCCTAGGGTAAGTAAGGGTTTGTTGAGGGTATATTTTAGGGTGCAGGGTTCatagggtttagggtttagggtttagggtttagggtttagggtttagggtttagggtttagggtttagggtttagggtttagggtttagggtttagggtttagggtttagggtttagggtttagggtttagggtttagggtttagggtt contains:
- a CDS encoding predicted protein, which codes for AVPAEVWRLSAMRKLSLPKNQLTCVPAEIGQLTSLEGLWLHANQLTSVPAEIGQLTSLTYLHLSSNQLTSVPAAIREL